In the genome of Mauremys reevesii isolate NIE-2019 linkage group 6, ASM1616193v1, whole genome shotgun sequence, the window CAGAATTGAAAATACAAAAATTAGATTTTTCTTCCTCAGTTTATGTTCAGCAAGTTATTTACCAGATGTATGTTACTCAGCATTTTCTTTAGCTCTGACAGATTGATTAACTGTGTTTACAGATGTAAAAGCATCATATCTACCATTTTGTTATGCAGAAAATTTGAGTTGAGCAAGACTAACAGTTTGAAGAGCACCAGATGTAACTCTGGACTGTAAAGTTGTCATTTTAAAGCACATCTTAGGTTGATAGCATTTCCTGAGTCTAAAAATGAAGGATAACTTAGGCCACACACTAAACAACTGCCCTACCTGCTGGACTGGATATTTTATGTGTTATGTAGATTTTTGGCAATAGTTCATATTTAATTATTAAGATTGTAGTAGCATTCAAAGTGCACTAAAAGCTTCCCAAACACAAGTGAAGACATAGTGAAGAAGAAGGCCATATTCTGTGTTCCATTCCTGTCCCGCTCACATTACCCTGATGGTAGTAAATGGGCTATATACCTGAGGGGACCAGCCCTAGGAGAAATTCCACAGGTGGTGCAGAATTGCAGGAATGGCTCTACACCACTCTCCATCACAGCATACCAAGAGTGGGTTAAGGAAGGAGGGGGCTGATCCAAGAGCATGCTGCACTTTGGCTCTTAATTACTGAAACGGCCAGTGGGGTACATCACAGACAAGTACAAGTTAGAATTGTTCTGAGTGCATATACCAGAGAATGGGCTAAGAATACAGTGAAGGGCAATGATGGCTTAATGACACATTTCTCCCACCAAATCTATTCCTGAACCAAATAGAGTTTGGGATTAATAGACTCTAGCCGACAACAGTTAGTCTAAAAATACGGAATATTCATAATTAAGTGGGTCAGAGTCACTCATGGGTTCCACAGGCAACAGGCAGGGAGAAACAGGGTCAGGACACTTGATGGCAAAAAATTAGCCTGGAGGAAGCATCAGTAGTGCAAGGCTCCTGCAACCCCGGTTCCAGTAAGTTGCAGTTTTGGATGTTTGTTCCTCTTGAAATTGGAGTGTATTTGATCTATTGAACATTACAATATACACATGATcaattcccactgaaaccaatgaaaGTTCTGCAGGCAAATTTTGCCCTGCTATGTCTGCTTATAGATTGTTGTGGTTCTTTTACTCAGGAGATTTGTAATAGATACCTTCACGTATCTTCAGAGCTAGTTTGGATCTAGCCTAGGTTGGTAACAGCTTGCAGTTGCTACTATATGACAGCTTTTGATGGTCTATGTAAAATGAGTTAGTcatctcagtccagttcttagtAGATTCTAAGACTCACTGACTTTTCACTTCCAGCAATTATCCCTTCAGTACAAAATCTGTAGATACAACATAAGCAGTGGCAGAGTTTATTCGGTGAATAAACTGAAGACATCAGTCCAAGGGCTATCAATCTTTTATGAGTACTTTCAGTAAATTCATTTTAGTAAGCCAGCAACCAAAACAACCCCAATGACAAGTATTTCTGCTGAAAGTGGAGCAGTGTGTTCTGCATGTGGATAAAAATTTCAGTTCTTTAAAAGGATAAAAAGTTCATTTACCTGTTAAGACAGTTTGTTTAAATTAGCTAATATGACAAACAGAGGCAAAACCAGTGTTGCGTGAGAAGTACAACATATGTTGTTTCCTAGCTGGGGAATCCATCTGCATGAAGCATAAATTCATTAAACAGCTCAACTTGAAAATTCTGCCCAAAGAAAATTCTGAGACAAAGAGCCAATGAGTTTGATGTACTCTGAAACATGTGAAAAGGTGACAAATTTCTTAATGAGACAGTGTGATGGGAGACTGTCTTCCTAGACCATGTCtcctaatggttagagcactggcTAGTCATACCACTTTGTGGGTTCAAGTCCACGGGTTGTCGGTAGGAGAACCCAAGCTTTCCTGTTCCTCCAGGTTTCATCCCAGGGCCCTGGGGCATGCAGTTCAGGTGTGCAACCTAGACCAGGGTATCACCAAGACTAATCTCTGGGTTACAGCCTACAACTTGTCCTCCCAGGAGGGGGTCAGGAGGTTCCCTTCTCATGAGGAGATACTCTGCTGTCTCTTTTGCCATGCTTGTGGTTCTGAGTTGAGGTCTGCTTCTGGAGGTGTGGGTCTCCCACTAGATTCCTGCAGGAGCTACCAATGCAGGCCTGCTCCCTTGGACTGACTGCCCTAACTGGGTTGTACTGTGCCCTTTTAAGCTCTACCTTCATTGAAAGCATGCCCAGCAGGCATGGCTGGGCAGAGTCTCTTGTGACCAGAACTGCTCCTTGTTCCCCAGTGTAGGGTTGGTATACCCGCCAGTTACAGGAATAGCTGTTCCAAGAGCAGAGGGACAGTGAAGGGCAATCCAGGTAGCAGGTCTTAGGAAAAAGGGCTTGATGAATGAATATAAGGATTATAGTGATGGGAAGAGGACAAGAGCAAGAATTCTACATTATACATTTAGGACCAGACTCTGCCACCATGCCCCTTGTGGAGCAAGCCCCACTGACTTTTTAATAAGACTACTTACAGTTCAACTCAATGTGAGAAAGAGtgggaaaatctggcccttaaacaGGTTTTTTGTTCCTCTGTCATTCAGAGCAATGACAGAGGCGCCTACCTCATATGAGGGGGAAGAAGGAAACATAGCTCAGTTGAATCAGATATAATCAAAAGAAGTTTGGGAAGCCATACTTCTTGTATCTATTAATATGATTTATGTTTGTAACCTCAGTCATAATCCTGGTGAAAATAGAACTAGAGAAAAGCCTCAGGATCAGGAAGTTATTTCTGGTTTACAGTGTGTACCCAATTAAGGATTAGACAGACATCCAAAATGAATGAAAAATTCAATTTAGAGGACAGTATCAATACACTCAGCAGTGTATTCTTCAGCAGTGAACAATAGAACCTCTCATGGGGTACATGGGCTATGCAATCTGAAGATGAAAACTCCTTGGCTGATAGTTCTGATGGCAGTGTAAGTCACAGAAGAGAAGAGGTACAATTGCAAGACCATTATGTACTTACTTGATATCTCAGTGATAGTGCTGTTTATGGAGCTTCCTCCTGTTGAACTGCACTTTTTACTGTCTTTGAATTGCTTCCGTTGCCGGGCCCATCGGTCTATTGTTTCTTCCTGGGAGCTATCACTGGCTCTTGTATCTTTTAACACTGGTTCACCGGGTAGCTCTATGGTCTTATTCACTTCTGACTTCAAATCTAAATTAAGATCAGATTTTATCTGAGAGCTAGATATGTGAGATATAACAGTTCTTTTACAAAATGTTCTGTCAATTATACCTTTTAAAAATTGAGCTTTTCCTCATTATAAATGATGAAATAATGTATATAACAATAGTCTATTTGCAAATATATGAGAGACATAAAATCAAAATAGCAAATAGCATTTTAAATAGTCATGggccacatttaaaaaaagatatccaAGACTTATATgaaaacaatgtgtgtgtgtaattgctATGCTTGTATACATAAAGCAGATTGTGCATGCAGATGGCTAGTTAAGCACCTACATAGCCATCTGCCTGGATAATCCCTCAATTTGCAAACACAAACATGTTAATTGCATGTGCAAAGGAATCTGTGCATTTCTGTGTATGTGTAAAGCATGTCTCAGGTGCCCTTATTTAAAAATTTGGCCTTAGAAATATAATTAGGAGAAAAAGCAGTTaagaagatgatacaaaactcaAATTAGAATACTTCCATATTAATTTATTTCTAAGCAAATTATAAATGTAGTAGTACTACTTTATTGCTATTTCagacattaaaaacaaatctagAAATAAAGACCCTGGGTAGATTCATTTCCATAAGTGCAAGGGGTGCTAGCTGCATCCATTTACACCTGGGAGGACAAAGATGTCTGAGCAGAGAGGGCAGGTAGGATTACCAGGAGAGGGTAGCACTAGGGAGACTTAATCTAGCTGTAACTCCACTGGGGATGAGCTGAATGACTGCCTCTTCCAAGCACCATTGTCCCAACAGCCTCTTTACATGCTTCTACATCCCTGAATGATCAAGGTTTATGCCACTGTGCCTCTATTCCAGACAGACATTCTTCCGCTGAGTGGCAGGAAACTAAATTCTTCTAGGATAGCTTGTTTAGTGGCAAATGATGGGAATATTTTTGATATAAATTAATGTTTGAAAAAACTTTCCCCCCATACATTTTATATCCTTAAAATGATAATTTAGTTTCAATAACATTTTGAAAACAACTATTCAAATTAAGGAAGCTTTTTTCTGTGTGGCATACTTTAAAGATAACATGTTATCTGGAACGCTGACGCTCAATATATTTATTAGAGCCatcatttcatttcaacattttaaattgaaatgGGATGATTTGACATTCCTGAACTGAACTGGTTTGGTTTGTTGaaccaaatcaaaatgtttagtgTCGGATTGATTCAATATTAAACTACGTCTGCCGGAGCCATTGTGGTACATCACGTCAGCTGTACTTCATGTGCTTCACACCCCCATTCTCTTCTCTGGGTTGGTCTCCCTGGCCAGACTATATGTTCCATGATGAATTGAAATCACTGATATCCCATGATGCATTGTTGCAGCTCATTCAGAGGAAAGACTACATTTCATCATATGATCTCCAACCTGAGATCCCCACCCCAGAAGGAGAATAGGGGCATGAGTTACCATGGCAGTTGAGGCAGGCAGACACAGATTAATGTTGAATTGACTCAAAATGAAATGTGTTGATTTGgtttgacaaaacaaaatgttttgatttgaatAATCTGATCTGAAactaaatattttctttcaatttttccaacagaattttttttttggaggggaaggTTGGGAGGCACAAAATGTCATTTTCCTACAgaaattttgattttgcagaaacCATAATTTCCATTGATATTTTTTGATGGAACATTCACAAGCAGCTTTAATATTTATGTTATAAAAATTGATACACCTTGGTTTTCATGTACAGTATGGATGCCGAATGatgaaatattaatattaaacaaacaaaaacaaggatATTTCCCCATAACCAGACTTTGTTGTACCTAGCCATTGGTGCACATGCTACTCTTCATTAGTGCGTATTACAACATTGGATGGTGGTATCTTTTCTATGTCATGGAGGTACAACAACACTAGATTATGGTGGTGGTGGGttgtttctttcttcttctttttttttaactttggcaGGCCACCATGGGTTTAAGGACAAATATAGTAATTCACTTATTCAAAGTTTTGCCAGGAAACATGGGAACTGCTGCTTTGTTTCAATGGTGATCTATAAATAAAATCCTGCTGCTACCAGGACAAGTAAATAAAACTAGAGGAAACATATTACTGGAATTTTATATGGCCTGgacttttttttctcctccctcttttctctctctttttttttcattgaaactgCCATGTGCGTCCCTTTCAAGTACCATTCTGTTGTGGGTATGGCAAGCCACACACTGCCTCTCTATCTGCAGACTGTTCAATGAAATGGCTGCACTTGGCCAGTTGCCGGATGGAGCAGGATGTTGCCATATCCTAAAATGACTAAGAGCCTGATTCTGTGACCCTTATTTATGCTATATAGTATCTTACTCCACAGTAAAATCAATGGAAGCACTTGCAGATTAGGATACTATTCCTCGAAAATGTATGTGGTAGAATCAGGATCTTAAGAATTATTTTGGattcaaagaagaaagaaaaggtcATGCTTTTCAGGCCATTCAAAAGGACTTCTAACGACCGAATGTGTGGCCCTGAGGCAATTTTGTCTATGTGTTTTTGGGGTATTATTTCAAACAAATTCAGGGGAGGGCAAAGTTGTGTCAGCATATAGAACATTACATTGTATCCTGCAATGTTGGGAGACTGGGTAGGAGGGTGGTGGAAGACATGCTGAAACACATAAACCTATGAAAAGTCAAGGGACGGGCAACTGCCCTCTTCCCCATGGCAACTGAGACTCCTGATATGTTTACACAATACAGATGTAGTGTAATTCACTATCAAAAATCTGTGTTAAAAAGAACTATGGTTGAATGTATATTTCACTGGAatctagggtgatcagatagcaagagtgaaaaatcaggaccgtGTGTGTGTAATAGatccctatataagaaaaagccctgaatattgggactgcccctataaaatcaggacatctggtcaccctactggagTCCCCCCTACAAATATATTacattttctttacaaaaatctAAACCTTAAAAATACCTCCCTAAACATTAATAATGTCTGGAAATGAATGGTTAAGGGATCCAGTCAGTTTCCTCTTCTCATATAATACTTCACTACTATCAGCTCCCTGATTTACCCTTGTCACCAAACAATCGCTTGGCTCCCCTCTCTTGTTTTGGTCTGTAATGgaatgttaattttatatagGGCACTATTTTCAACAGTGCATTGCACTGGCCTAACGCCAGTAAAACTCTCAGTGGCCTTCCTCTGGTCCCATTAACATCAGTGAAagttttaccattaacttcaatgggcacagagttaggccaatgctgagcattTTGAAAATCTAATTTTAAGTGTGTAAAGTTATATATATCTagaaaaatttaaaatagaaTTAAGGAGGGACCATGGTAACCACATTGGGAGttataaaattaaacaaaaataaatgtcagCTGAATTTCCTAAGGATGATCTATATATAGTTGGTAACAACTCAAAACTGTTAAGGAAAGGGACTAGAAAACTCATTCTTTTACATTGCTATGatacaatttttgttttgtttttttaattgtttaattgTTACCTAGGTATTCTTATGGGATGTATGGATGGTAGAAAGGAAGATAAATAGGAAATTTCAGAACAGATGCAgcatcttgtttaaaaaaatatttctctgtaCCCCATTTTCTCAGATAGGTAGAGAGAGGCAGAAGGGAAGTCAAATGATTTGATTAAGGTCATCTAATGTGCTGAAGGTTCAGCCAAGATTAGAACCAGGATGTGCCCGGCTTTCAGTCTTTTGCTGAGGTCACTAGACCACATGCATCTTTAAACATACTTACATGGTTTCTAAATACAGTACAGAGCTCTGAGGACATGTCTCATGGCACCTATATTAACCCTGCTCTGGTATTTGCTTTACTTACTTGGAGGATCACATTGGTACACTGTTTTGTTAGAATATGTCAAACTCTGTGTAGCAAAGCTGTTTTAAAGtgttcttttgttaataaactacTGGCCTGCCTGATTCTACAGAGAAGGGAGTGGTGAACAGAGTACAATCAAATAACTAAACATATCACCAGGGAGATGACGGAACGAAATTAAGAAGCAGGATGACCCTTGTATATTAATAATTCACCTCTGTTTTTTCCAAGCTATCAGTCACTAAAACACGAAGGGCTTAGCATATGCAGCATATGCAAAAGTATTAATAATGCAGAGAATTCTGGAATGCTTACCTTTTTGACTAATCTGCTTTCTTGGTGACATTGGTGTGTCTGTGTTCTGGCAACAATCCTTTGTCTCACATTTTTTCTCCGTTTCTTCAGAGTTGGATTTAACTAACTGCTCTATCTGACATGCTACAGGCTCTGTTCTTAAATGATCAGATAATTGGCTTGTTATCTCTTGTTCACTGCAAAGGTTCTCTTTTGTTTCTTTGGTAAATGTACCCTCAGTGAAAACTTGCTTATCTTCAGGATGTATTGAGGAGCTGGACATTGAAGTAATATGTGTGGAATCATCATGGAAATTGGTTTCATCAGGAATATTCCCGGATATGTCCCGGATCTCAGAAAAGCTCTGTAATTCATTATCTATATCTGACTCCTCAGCATCCAACAAAGGGGACATAAATGATTTTTCTCGTATGCTGCAGGGTAGCTTAGGCTCATTTTTTATCCCAGAGCCATAAGAATCAGCTATCCCCTTACTGTCGCCTTGAATGATAAGCCTTCGTTCTCGCTCTCCAGTTATTACAGTCATCACTGATCCTTTCCGTTTCTTTATTGTTACCCCAGGCTCTGTAGTAGCTGGATGAACATACTTTCTTGGCTGTAAAGCTGAATGTTGACTTTGGACACAGTCTATGGCTACTGTATTGGCCATACTTTTGTCACTAACATGGTCATTTGAAGGGTTTCTGGAAGAAGGGACTTGAAATATCAGGGCTTTATTCTGTACTTCAACATGGCCTTGTACAGCAAAGTGATGATCACTCTCTAGTGTCTCCTCATCAAAACCACTTTCTGTAAACTCAGTGTGTTCATCACATAGAGCAAGGTTCTGCAGAGGCTCTGAGTATCTATGCTCCAGTTTCTGTTCTACACTTGAATTGATGCTGGAATGAAATGTTTCCACTAATGTCTCTTCCATTTCTTTACAGTCCCCTATATAGTCTTCATAGTGAGTCAAGAAGAAAGCATCATCTATACTTCCTTCCGGCTCAGAATGGTAAATGGTCATGTCATGATTGTAGGAGGTGAAGGCATATTGATAAGATTTGAGAGCTCTCAGACTGCTGAATGATGTGAAGCTGGAACACTTACAAAGTTCTGTACAGCTGGTATGAGTCTGAGTATTCTTGCTGTAAACATCTACTGCTTTGGCCTGCTTGGGCAGTACTTTTAAGGATAAAGATGGCAATGAATAAAAGCCAGAATCCCTTCTGTGGTGAACTGGTGACAATACATCAGTGGTGGCATCTGGAAAAGACTTTCTTCTAACTGCTTTTGGCTCCTGGTGTGACGCTAACATAGTATTCCTTATGTCAATGAGACTATTGTTTCTTTTTTGCCCTGCTTCACTGGTCTCATCAATAGGTTCCTTACCAAAGCTTTTTTCACTTGAACCATTAGTATCTAAATGACAACCCCCATTATAAGTAAATTCTGAGAAAATTATCTTGTCTTTACAGAAATCTTCCTTTTCACTGGCAAGATCTTCAGTCCCAGGTTCCTTCTGTTTACAGATATGATTTCCTTCCTCCCAAGCTGGTAAGACTGCAGGCAAGGTGTCAAGTTCTTTTCTATCACTAATTGGGAGTAAGGATGCAACTTCTGTAGTGGTATCTAAACATATTTCTTTGCTGTCAGCAAACTCTTCAGGTGGAGGAAGAAGTAGATACCAGTCTGGACATGTATAGTTTGTAAATGACTCTTCCTTTTCATGAAGGCTAAAATCTGACTCATAATCAGTGCTGCAGGATACCTCTGTTACAGAATAGTCTGTATCATTGGAATAAGTGTTTCCATATTTCCTGTTGCAAGTTTTGCCacgtgtctgtgtgtgttcccctGGTTCCATATGAATTATTGGATCTTGCTTTCCATTGttgtatttcattttaatttcctttcctACAATGCTTACTTTCAGTGAGGTATTCTTGTTGCTGGCAATTTGTATTTTGTGTTTAGAAGATGCCTTGTAATTCTCATTGTC includes:
- the LOC120407428 gene encoding uncharacterized protein LOC120407428 codes for the protein MSRKRRKSCKGRKSSDAREYEHLPAICKCQQNVTGLKNKADEDPVDMERSEENRKDHSCTPMTGQQNNSGACEDKDQENTDDSEKEGGKEKDCSPPAFFHQQEEVLAVVTFSESEALSTGKITLKHNPSSAEPFDLASEVITAELKCGGFHMNVEIKTGLFDSGTSLVIEKRKCPKNRKCYRDKKYQKSHYSKCHKCQDPSTDHSIDDNENYKASSKHKIQIASNKNTSLKVSIVGKEIKMKYNNGKQDPIIHMEPGEHTQTRGKTCNRKYGNTYSNDTDYSVTEVSCSTDYESDFSLHEKEESFTNYTCPDWYLLLPPPEEFADSKEICLDTTTEVASLLPISDRKELDTLPAVLPAWEEGNHICKQKEPGTEDLASEKEDFCKDKIIFSEFTYNGGCHLDTNGSSEKSFGKEPIDETSEAGQKRNNSLIDIRNTMLASHQEPKAVRRKSFPDATTDVLSPVHHRRDSGFYSLPSLSLKVLPKQAKAVDVYSKNTQTHTSCTELCKCSSFTSFSSLRALKSYQYAFTSYNHDMTIYHSEPEGSIDDAFFLTHYEDYIGDCKEMEETLVETFHSSINSSVEQKLEHRYSEPLQNLALCDEHTEFTESGFDEETLESDHHFAVQGHVEVQNKALIFQVPSSRNPSNDHVSDKSMANTVAIDCVQSQHSALQPRKYVHPATTEPGVTIKKRKGSVMTVITGERERRLIIQGDSKGIADSYGSGIKNEPKLPCSIREKSFMSPLLDAEESDIDNELQSFSEIRDISGNIPDETNFHDDSTHITSMSSSSIHPEDKQVFTEGTFTKETKENLCSEQEITSQLSDHLRTEPVACQIEQLVKSNSEETEKKCETKDCCQNTDTPMSPRKQISQKDLKSEVNKTIELPGEPVLKDTRASDSSQEETIDRWARQRKQFKDSKKCSSTGGSSINSTITEISINSEEACSVDLSLRSENEERGFYTENFHSASWVFRGDDSSPDNSPRCLSKRPRPVAVRERTVRIAKGTGDYPWGFRIQFSKPILVTEVDTNSAAEEAGLQVGDIVLAVNGTDVTSMPHSQAANLARKGPDILTLLVGSDISRCPNTPRPTCRGYLHKRTHSGILKGWRKRWFVLKHDGCLHYYKHKKDEGKCKPLDVTKLEGAEIGVDSSLGKPFVFKCVPQTGNKIFYFCATSNQEMKRWLEAMDKAVHPVHQNHVWVDVTLHNTSLPPLAIKNPECLGLLHQLDKSRDMWTQHYCILKDGCLYFYAGIRSTHAIGGIYLQGYTVSEQSLGSRRSVIEMKPPSEEFQTFYLCAENVNENKRWITALKTSVNKWVTLHQAIQDFMNRPLEETKM